From the genome of Acidobacteriota bacterium:
GTGAACATCACCGAGCCGGAAGCCGTGCAGCGCTGGGCGCACTACGTCGAGACGGGCCGCACCTTCACGGTGCTGGCCCTCGACGGCGAACGGGTGGTTGGCGAGGTGAGCCTGCTCCACAGCCGGACGAGCTGGACGCGCCACATCGGCGAAGTGCGGCTGCAGGTGGCGCCCGTGGCGCGGCGGCGGGGACTGGCGCGCCTGCTGGCCGAGGAGATCGAGTGGATCGCGCGCCAGATGCGCCTTACGATGCTGACCGCCCGGATGACGCTCGATCAGGAGGCGGCGCAGGCCTTTTTCCGGCAGCTTGGCTTCCGGCGCGAAGCGGTGCTGTGGGACTACGTGATGACGGCAGACGGGACGTTGCACAATCTGCTGATCGCCACCAAACGACTGTAGGGCCGTGGCGACCAGCGAGGGCGGCGGCCCGGGATTGGACCGAACCGCTTTGAACGGCACACCAGACGGACGAGGAGGAGACTGTGGCTGACGAGACTTCCGCCGGATTCGATGCACTGCTGACCGAGGACCGCGTCTTCGCGCCTCCCGAGGAGTTCGCGAAGAACGCGAACATGAACGACCCGGACATCTACGCCAAGGCGGAAGCCGACCCGGAGGGGTTCTGGGCCGGGATCGCGAGCGAGCTGGAGTGGAGCCGGCCGTGGGACACCATCCTCGACTGGCAGCCGCCCGACGCCAAGTGGTTCGTCGGGGGAAAGATCAACGCCAGCGTCAACTGCGTCGACCGGCACGCGCTGGGCAGCCGCCGCGACAAGCGGGCGATCGTCTGGGAAGGCGAGCCCGGTGATCAGAAGACGCTCACCTACGGCGAGCTGCACGTCGAAGTGCAGAAGTGCGCGAACGTGCTGAAGCGGCTCGGCGTCGGCCACGGCGATCGGGTGGCGGTGTACCTGCCGATGATCCCCGAGTTGCCGATCGTCATGCTCGCTTGCGCGCGGATTGGCGCCGTGCACAGCGTCGTCTTCGGCGGATTCTCCGCCGAATCGCTTCGCGACCGGATCAACGACATGCAGGCGAAGCTGCTCGTCACCGCCGACGGCGGGTTCCGGCGCGGGGGCGTCGTTCCGCTCAAGGAAATCTCGGACGCGGCGCTCGACGGGGCGCCGAGCGTCGACGCGGTGCTCCTGATCAAGCGCGAGGGGCTCGAGACGCCGTTCCAGGTGGTGGCGGGCCGCGACCACTGGTACCACGAACTGATGGCGCAGGTGCCGGAGACCTGCGAGGCGCGCGAGAACGACGCCGAGGACCTGCTGTTCACGCTCTACACCTCAGGCACCACCGGCAAGCCGAAGGGGATTGCGCACACGACGGGCGGCTACCTCACCGGGACCTACATCACGACGAAGTGGGTCTTCGACCTGAAGGAAGACGACATCTACTGGTGCAGCGCTGACATCGGCTGGGTGACCGGACACAGCTACCTCGTGTACGGCCCGCTCGCCAACGGCGCCACCTGCGTCATGTACGAGGGCGCCCCCGACACGCCGGGCCGCGACCGTTTCTGGGACATGATCGAGCGCCACAAGGTGACCATCTTCTACACGGCGCCCACCGCCATCCGCGCCTTCATGAAGTGGGGCCCGGAACATGTCACGAAGCACGACCTCAGCACGCTGCGGCTGATCGGATCCGTGGGCGAGCCGATCAACCCCGAGGCATGGATGTGGTACCACACGCATGTCGGCGGCGGTCGTTGCCCGATCGTCGACACCTGGTGGCAGACCGAGACCGGCAGCATCCTGATCACGCCGCTGCCGGGTCTGACGACGCTCAAGCCGGGCTCCGCCTCGCGGCCGTTCCCGGGCCTGCGGCCGGCGGTGGTGACCGAGGCCGGCGAGGAGGTGAAGGTGGGCGGCGGCTACCTGGTGCAGACGCGCCCCTGGCCATCGATGCTCCGGACGATCTACGGCGATCACGACCGCTACGTCGCCACCTACTGGGGCCGCTGGGGCCACGCCACCTACGTCACCGGCGACGGGGCCAAGGTGGACGACGACGGCTACTTCTGGCTGCTCGGCCGCGTTGATGACGTCCTCAACGTCGCCGGCCACCGGGTCGGCACGATGGAGGTCGAGAGCGCCCTCGTCGACCACCAGGAGGTGGCCGAAGCGGCGGTCGTCGGCAAGGAGCACGAGATCAAGGGGCAGGGGATCTGCGCCTTCGTCACCCTCAAGGAGGGAGTCCAGTCCTCGGACGAGAAGGTGGAGGAACTCCGCCAGCACGTCGCCACGAAGATCGGCGCCATCGCCAAGCCGGACGAGATCCTCTGGACCGTCGACCTGCCGAAGACGCGCTCCGGCAAGATCATGCGCCGTCTGCTCCGCGACATCGCGGCCGGCAAGGCGCTGGGCGACGTCACGACGCTGGCCGACCCGTCCATCGTCGCGAAGCTGCGCGAGCAGTACGAGGAGAAGGAAGGCTAGAGCGCCGGGTGCGCCGGCCGGTACCCCGGTCGGTGCGCCAGCCGGCACGGCGTCCGGGGCGCCAGCCGGCACGGCGTCCGGTGCGCCGGCCTCCAGGCCGGCACCCTACGCCCCCTCCAACAACCGCCGCATTTCCGCGGCCCGGCCCCGGATCCGCCCCTGCCCCCGCTTGTGAAAAGCGGACGCGGACGCCCCACACCATCGCGGTCCCGCAGGCCACGGCTCCCGGCGCGCGGCCCAGCCAGAAAAGTTCATTAAAAAGACCCTAAATGTACATCGAACAGTCATGAGCAGCGTGTATATAGGGCATGGACAAACTGAGATGTCGAAGTCGACTGCCAATGCGTCCGGGCTGCTCAAGGCAAAGGTGCTGCCGCCGGAGTTGCCATCCAGATACGTTAGCCGCCCAGCACTGCTGCAGCGCCTGGAGCACACCATGGAACGCAGGGTGACCGTGCTGCAGGCGCCCGCCGGATTCGGCAAGACAACCGTCATGGCGGACGTCGTTCGTGCGCGGAAGCGAGACGGAATGGTCGTCGCCTGGATCTCCCTGGACGTCGAGGATACGCCGAATCTCTTCGGCAGCTATCTGGCCCTTGCGCTGGAGCGGGCGGGACTGGATCTCGGTCTGTCCGGGTCGCCCGTTACGCGGTCCGCGTGGCCAGCGTTACAGCAACTGGGCACGCTGGCCGGCGCCATTGAACAGCATGCCGCGCCGTGCCTGCTGGTGCTCGACGAAGTCGACCGCCTGCCACGGCGTACGGTCCGGCTGGTCGACCTGCTGCTGGAACACGCGCCGAGCAATCTGCACGTCGTCATGGCGTTTCGATCCAACCCGGGAGTCAACGTCGGAACACACCTCCTGAGCGGTGGAGCGATCGTGCTGGGCACGGAATCGTTCCGCGTTCAAAGGGCCGACATAGACCGGTTCCTGGGCCGGGAACTGTCGCGGAAAGAACGGGCCGAGATCGAAGAACGCACGGCCGGCTGGCCCTTTGCGCTGATGGTCTATCGCAGCGTGGGGGGCGCCGATGCGGAACAAGCTGGTAGAGAAGCGGCGGAGCTCACCAGGAACTACATCGGCCTCCACGTGCTGCGCGACTTATCGGACAAGGAACAGGCCTGCCTTTTCGATCTCGCGGTCTTCGACTGCATCGACGGGAGCCTCGTGGATGCCGTGCTGGGATCGAACGATGCCCGCATGCTGTTGACCGCACTGCCGGCGCTCGACGGCCTGCTGCTGCCGGGTAAGGGAGACGATGCAGCGAAGCGTCTGCATCCCCTGCTCAGGGAGTACTGTCTCGATGCACTCTCCGTCGCGAATCCGGCACGCAAGCGTTCCCTCCACACGAAGATCGCACGGGAACTCGTTCGCCGAGGAGGACAACTGACGGCGTTGTGGCGGCACGCCGGCGCGGCGGCCGACAACGATCTTCTGGGCGAGCTCATCGAGCGGTCCGGGCCGTTCCAGTTGTGGCTACACGAGGGAACGGCGCGATTGGCCTCCGCGGGGCGGTTCCTGACCCGGGAAACTACCGCCCGGTATCCGCGGCTCGATCTCCTCCGCTGCATTGTTCTCTGCCTGTCGCTGAAGTGGGATGAGGCAGAGACGCTGTTCCAGACGATCTCGCAACGGACCGACGGGTTCACGCGAGACCGGGATGGCGGCAACGCGGAAGCGCTGGCCGTCGACGCGATGTTCACGCGAGCCGTCCTGAGGGGTGGCGCCGATCGGCTCCTGCCTCACGAACTCGAATCACGGTTTCCGGCAGGAGATCCGCTGCCCGGTGATGAAGAGGGTCGGGCCCTCGCCTGCGCCCGGCACACCATGCTCTGCATTGCGTGCTACGAACATGCGAGCTTCGAGGAGAGCGCGCGGCACGGCCTGCGGGCGCAGGCGCACTTCCGGAAGGATGGGTGTTTCTTCCGGATCGTTCTGGACGCCTGCCTCGGGATGGCAGCAATGGCGCAGGGGCGCGTGCAGGAGGCCGTTGAAAAATACCGGGACATCCGGCGGGCCACCAGGAAGTTCTTCCCGGCCGATCCCTGGATCAGCGCCATCAGCAACGCACTGACTATTGAACTCGATCTCGAACGGAACCGCGTGAGGGCGGTCCGGCGCAAGACTCTGGAGCGCCTCACGCAGTCGCAGGGCGTTTGGGCCGATGGCTATTCGACGAGCGTAGCGGTGAGCGCCGAGTTGCTGTTCGAGCAGTGCGGTGAGGCAGAGGCCATCCAGCTCCTGACAAGGTCGGTTGACCGCGTTCGGGCGACGCGCAACCGGAGCCTGTTGAACACTATCTCGGCACTGCTGGCGGACTACCTGACGCAGGCGGGCCAGTCGGAGCAGGCCGGAGCGGTATGGCGCGACCACGCGTTGCCGTGCGACGCCGCCGAACTGCTCGACCTGGAGCGGCAGTCATGGCGAACGATGGAAGCCCTGTCGTGCGCACGAATCCGGCTGTTGGAGGCGCAGGGCGAGTTCGACGCCGCCAGCGAGCTCGCGCACAACCTGGGCCGTGTTGCGGGGGATCGCGGCCTGGTCCGCACGCTGCTCCGGGGCATTGCGTTGTCGATGTCGGTCGCCCACCGCGCAGGTCAACCCGATCGCGCGCTGGAACGTCTGGTCGGGTTTATCCGCGCCACGCGTGGCGTCGACTACACGAGGCCGCTGGTGCGCCAGCGTGAGGTG
Proteins encoded in this window:
- the acs gene encoding acetate--CoA ligase, translating into MADETSAGFDALLTEDRVFAPPEEFAKNANMNDPDIYAKAEADPEGFWAGIASELEWSRPWDTILDWQPPDAKWFVGGKINASVNCVDRHALGSRRDKRAIVWEGEPGDQKTLTYGELHVEVQKCANVLKRLGVGHGDRVAVYLPMIPELPIVMLACARIGAVHSVVFGGFSAESLRDRINDMQAKLLVTADGGFRRGGVVPLKEISDAALDGAPSVDAVLLIKREGLETPFQVVAGRDHWYHELMAQVPETCEARENDAEDLLFTLYTSGTTGKPKGIAHTTGGYLTGTYITTKWVFDLKEDDIYWCSADIGWVTGHSYLVYGPLANGATCVMYEGAPDTPGRDRFWDMIERHKVTIFYTAPTAIRAFMKWGPEHVTKHDLSTLRLIGSVGEPINPEAWMWYHTHVGGGRCPIVDTWWQTETGSILITPLPGLTTLKPGSASRPFPGLRPAVVTEAGEEVKVGGGYLVQTRPWPSMLRTIYGDHDRYVATYWGRWGHATYVTGDGAKVDDDGYFWLLGRVDDVLNVAGHRVGTMEVESALVDHQEVAEAAVVGKEHEIKGQGICAFVTLKEGVQSSDEKVEELRQHVATKIGAIAKPDEILWTVDLPKTRSGKIMRRLLRDIAAGKALGDVTTLADPSIVAKLREQYEEKEG
- a CDS encoding GNAT family N-acetyltransferase produces the protein MEPAAPGADAIPARYPRPVTLADGGEVTVRLMSPDDVDAVVAFARSLAPEELMYLRVNITEPEAVQRWAHYVETGRTFTVLALDGERVVGEVSLLHSRTSWTRHIGEVRLQVAPVARRRGLARLLAEEIEWIARQMRLTMLTARMTLDQEAAQAFFRQLGFRREAVLWDYVMTADGTLHNLLIATKRL